The segment AACCCTCCCAATCATTACAGCTTGCGAAGCCGCGCGAATCAGCGGAAAGTAAAGCAGGAAGGAATCGCGCCTGCGATGCGCTGATTCGGTCCTACTCCAGCAAAATAGACTCGCGGAACAAGCGATCGTCCCCAGCGACAATATCAGCAGGTTTTCACGAATCAGGCTGGAAATGTCGAGCAACAGTTGAGTAAACGGGGGAGCAACTGTTCCGAGATCCTGAAACACCTGGGCAAACTGCGGAAGTACGAAAAAGATCAGCGCGAGAAGAACGAGACCACATACTCCAACCAATACAAGCGGGTAAGCCATGACCTGCTTCAATGTAGAAATTAGCCGAACCTCGTTGCGGATTAATTCCGCCATGCGATTAAGCACATGGGGTACGCGCCCGGCTGCTTCCCCCGCCGCGACGCTGGCGATGTAGGTAGCATCGAAAGCATGGGGTTGATTCTCAAGAGCCGCAGAAACCGATTTTCCATCGGAAACCTCTGAATGGATTTCCAGCAAAGTCTCGCGGAACGCCTCATGTGTGGTCTGTTGGGCGATATTATGAATTGATGCCGCCAGGTCAATTCCGGAGCGGCACATGATAGCCAACTGTGTAGTGAAGAACAGGATTTCGGTTCGCGGAATCTTCCTTCGTCTTGAAGGTTTGCTACGTTTGTTCAAAGTCAGTCTGCCCGACTTCTTTGATTTCTTCGAGCTTGTTTGATTAGATTTCGTCTCTGTTACAGAGAGTGGAAACAATTGCTGTCGGCGCAGACTCTCTCGCGCCTCCTGTTCCGTATGTCCGTCGAGGACACCAGTGGAGATCTCGCCTGATTTGGATTTTGCTTTGTATGCATAAGGCATGGTGTTTTTTCCTGTCCGAAAGGACGCGGATCATTGCCAGGAAACCAAGGGAAAATAGCGAGGTGTGAATTATTCAATGGAGAGTTCAAAGCCAACTGAAAACAATCGATTTATAACGACTCGTGAGAGGACCTCTTCAGGATGTTAAAATAAAATGTGACTAATAACGGTGACTTGATTCATCAATCGGCAAAGGCCAGACGGACAACTTCATCCAGACTTGTGGAACCCGACTCGGCCAGTTTGATCCCTTCGTCGAGCAACGAATTGATGCCCTTCTTATCGAAGAGGTCGCGAACAGCGGACATATCATCCGAATGGGTGATCGCCTGACGGAATTCACGATCGATCGGCAAGACTTCATAAATCCCTGTTCGACCGGCGAACCCGGTATCGTAACATTGAGCGCACCCTTCTCCCTTCGAAAACGAACGACGTGTGTCGCCGCTGTATTCAATCATCTGCAGCATTTCTTCGTTGGGATAGTATTTCGTCCGGCAGCGAGGACAGACTGTTCGAATCAGTCGTTGTGCCACTACCCCGACCAGCGCGGCCGATATCTTGTAGGGCATAATCCCCATGTCCATCAGTCGCGTAATGGCCCCGATGGTGCTGTTGGTGTGTAGCGTGCTCAATACCAGGTGACCTGTTAAAGACGCCTGTATCGCCATTTCTGCTGTCTCGGCGTCACGAATTTCCCCAACCATGATCACGTCAGGGTCCTGTCGCAGGATTGACCGGAGTGCATCGCTGAAGGACAGATTCGCTGAAGGATTGGCGTGGACCTGGTTAATCATGTCCAATTGATATTCCACCGGATCTTCTACCGTCACGATATTCGTGTGAACGGACTTAATTAGTTCCAGTGCGGAATAGAGGGTGGTCGTTTTACCGCTACCTGTAGGCCCCGTTACCAGCAGCAGTCCGTGCGGCTTCTGGAGCATTTTTTTAATCGGATTAAGTTGTTCGGAGGGAATACCCAGTTCGTTCAGATTGAACGTCAGGTTCTTTCTATCGAGAACACGCATCACGACCTTTTCCCCTTTAACGGTGGGGAGCGTGGACACACGAATGTCGACCTCTCGATTATCAACAACGACATGCATCCGGCCGTCTTGGGCTTGTCGGTGTTCGGCAATGTCCATACGAGCCATGACCTTCACCCTGGAAACGAGTGCAGCGTGAAAATCGCGGCGGGGACGCAATACTTCTCGCAACATTCCATCAACACGAAAGCGGATCGTCGTATGTTTCTGACCTGGCTCAATATGAATGTCGCTCGCACCCTGGCGAATCGAATTCACAATGAAGTAATTTACCAGGTTGATAATCGGGCTGCCGTCGGCCATCGCTTCGGATGACTGTAAATCGAGCAGCATCGTATCGGCCTGCAACTCGATTGCCGACTCATCGATATCGGCCGTCACGTGGTCTACTTGAAAGTCCTTTTCGTAACAGCGAGGTATCAGCCGTTCGATAGAAGACTTCAATGCGATGACGGGCCTGACTGTCAAACCCGTGAGGCGTTCAACTTCATCGACCTGCCGCAAGTTTTGCGGCTCCGCCATGGCGACGAAGATTTCCTTACGCACTTTGAAAAGCGCAACCGCCTTCAACGTTTCCGCATGGGAACGAGGTATCATCTGTACGACTTTGGGGTCGACGATTCCCTCTCGCAGGCGTACGGAGGGAACGCCCAGTTGTTGATTCAGGAATGGAAGAATTTCTTCTTCTTCAACGAGCCCCATGCGCGTCAGGATCTCTCCTAAACGCGTGTTGTCTTTTTCCTGGCGTTCCAGGGCGCGTTCCAAGTCATCCTGACTGAGGAGACCGGCGCGAACCAAGCGGGCCCCCAGCGGGAGCGACGCTTCGGGAACGTCCCACAGGGGGTCATGTGTTTTGATTTTGGATGCGGGGGTCGCGATACTCAATGCGTATAACTCCCCACCGCAGAAAGGGTATCCGGGTAAACTTCAAACTTGCTTAGAAAACCAGTGATACGGAGGATGTCTTCACACACAGGATTCGGGGCAGCGAGTTTTAGATTGCCACCGCTGGAGAGACAGGATTCAAGCGAATCCAGCAACCATTCCAATCCAGAGCTATCAAGCAGCGGTGTATTTTTAAAGCTGAATACAACTTTAGGTTGGCCCGCCTGTTTGCATTCCTTGAGGAGTTCGTCGATCTCTTCCAGATAATCGCTCGTGAGCGCATCGGTACCTTCAATGATTGAAATAGCACCTTGTTTTTTTCGTGAATACATTCGATCGGCCCCTTTATTGCATTGGCAACTGGACGGTGAACTGGGTTCCTTTATCAATCTCAGATTGAATCAGGATTTGTCCGCCATGAAGTTCAATGACTTCGCTTGTATAAGCGAGACCAATACCATTGCCGGGAATGTCTCGAACCCGGGGATCGCTACTGCGGAAGAATTGCTCGAAGATTCGGCTGATCTCTTCATCGCGAATACCAATACCACTGTCTTCAATATGAAAATGCATCGACGAACCAACCTGTTCCACACGGAAAAGAACCTTGCCCCCCTCCATCGTGTACTTGGCCGCATTCCCGAGTAAATTAACCAGCGAGGCCACAATTTTGTCTTTGTCGACGCTGATTTTGCTCAGTTTGGGAGGGACGTTCAATTCGAAGGCGATCTGTTTCTGCTCCATCTGAGGTTTGACATTTTCGCAGACTTCTTCAATCAAACGCAGCAGGTCCGTTTCATTTCTCGTAATGGACAGAGAGCCGGCTTCGATCTGTTTGATATCAAGTAAACTGTCTACGAGGCGGGCGAGCCGAGTTGCTTCGCTGTTGATGATATTGCAAAAGTTTTTGTGATCTTCAACATCCATATCATCCGCTGTCTGCAATGTTTCCGCATAGGCTTTAATATTCGCCAGTGGCGTTCGCAGTTCATGAGTCGCAGAAGAAAGAAACTGGTCTCGCATTTCGTCGGCCAGTTTATTCTGTGTTACATCCGAGAAATGCCAGAGGAGCATCCGGTCCCTATTTACGATTGGACGCGTTTTGATGGAGACAACGCCATCACTCGTCTGATCGCCCAACGCGATTTCGAAGTTCATCGGACGATTCGCTTTAATCATCTGCTCCAGTTCGGGAATACGTTCGTATAATTCGTCCGGGAGGATTTCTGCCAAGGTCTTCGTCTTCACTTCTTCAGGCAACTCAACATTGAGAATGGCACCGAAAGAGAGATTTGCATATTGAATCATGCCTTCGTCGTTGGTGACGACAATGCCTTCAGACAGATTTTCGAGGGCCTGAGTACTAAGTTGGTCATGCGAAGAGTTGATCTCGCCGCAGACGCGTTCCTCAAGAACCTGGAGTGATTCCTGATGAGCCATTTTTTCGGCCAACTTGTTCCAGGCCAACACCAGTGGTTGGCTGGAATTCATGATAGGATCGAGAGAAAAACGACCCGTCTGGTCACCGATGACTCCTAGCAACCTGCTTTCCAGGTATCCCAGAACTCGAATATCACGGGTAAGCAGATAACTTCCCACCACCACAATCACCAGTGGACCGACAAAGCATAGCGCGAGATAAACAGGGAGAACCTCACTAAAGCTGCTTCCCCACTGGAGAATCCCCCAGATCAGCGCGCAGCTCAAAACATAACAAAGAATTAACCTTTGTTTTGTAGTCAGGTTGTGCAGGATGGCGCTCATTGTGTTTATCGATCAGAGAAATGATACCTGGCTTAAGAATGAATCTATTCGAGATAACCAGTTTGGCGTCGTACTGAAAGAGGGTTACCGTTCCAGAAAGGAACAGAAGAGGTGAAGTCACATCGAATGTGATTTTCGTCTCTTTCAATCGCGCTTATTCTGAATGTACTTGCTATCGACTAATTTCCGCAGTCGTAACTTACATTCCAAGTTGGATGAGAATTCATTCAACGATTAAATTTTAACGATTTAACTTTTATTGACCGTTTCAGAGAGAGTCTCATTAATGAAATTAACAATCTCTCGAGGACTGAAAGGTTTGTAAAACAGTTTGATAACCTGGAGTTTTTCAGAGAGTTCATCCGGGTTTAACTCGAACCCTTTGGCAGAACACATTGCCAGAGGAACCGATTCGTAACCCGGAGTCTTCCGCATCTGTAAAGCAAAGTCATATCCGCCCATTTGCGGCATTTGGTAGTCTGAGATGATGAACTCAATCGCATGCTGGTTGATGATCTCAAGGCCTTCGACACCATTGTTGGCGACGAATACTTCGTAACCTGCCCTCTGTATATTGAATCGCAATACAGATGACATTGCCTTATTGTCTTCAACAACCAGTATCCGTTGCGGTACAGAACTCATTTTCGGGCCCAATTCCTTTGGCGATCTGAACTCGTAAGAGTCTCATCGCTCCCTGTATTTCTTTAGCTTAGTCCTCGGCAAGTCAACAACATCTGTTACCGACTTATACTGATACCAAGTTACCAGGAAATATAGTCTGCGTGATTAATGGCGATATCGCCAGATGTTTCATTGTAGACCCAACCGTCTCCGCCTGTTTTGACAGCCAGAGGATCCGCAGTTGATGCTCCCACTGTAGCGGTCTTGCTACCGACGTGTGGTGCGGGAAACGGTCCTTTAAGGTAATCGGCCAGTTGAGTGCTGATAGTGGCTGCAGCGGGAAAACTACCGTTTTTTGCGCGGTACAATTCAATCGCTTCTCGCAGCACTGTTAACGACTGCTTTGAGGCGTTGTCACGTGCATCGGACGCTGTATCAAACATTTTCGGAGTCGCGATTGCGGCGATGATTCCGAGAATCAGTACTACGACTACTAATTCAACCAGTGTGAATGCGTTTCGTTTTTTTGACTTAGGAAGCGTGTTGATCATTTCCCGTATTCCTCATGAATAAGAAGTGAATGGCTGAGCTCAGGCCCCTACTTAAAGAACAAAATCTCAGGCACTGAAACAGGATCAGAGAACGGCGTTGTTGAAGTCTAAATAATAAACGACATTGCAACGTTCGAAATCCTGTAACGAAATATACAACCTGTTACTCATGTTTCAAAATCGAAACATCGATCAACGCTCTGAATCGCACTGCGATGCAACCTTTTTCATCCTGGAAAGTGAAAACGCAGGAATAACTCCTACAGCACAACCCTCCTGACTGTTGGGACCCTACCAATAGAGTTGCCTCTAAGGTTACAACCGACGCGATCGATCCATGTGGACCACTTTCAGAAACTTATAAAATCGATGAGCAGGTGCGCTGGCCTCGTCAAAAGATTGGCGTTACAGGCGATTTTGTTTCATTATTTCAACGCATACATACAAAACGTATGAAATACTTATCTTGCCTAACTAGATAGACATTTCATTAGATTCATTCCGCTACCGCCCGGTTCACAACGTGTAACAACAGGATTGACGCCGGCGTTCAGTTCGGACTCTCGTTAATCAGGATGCCTTTTTGTTAAACCGCGAAACGGTCGGTCGATGTTCAATTCGTCACATATAATCAGATGGCAATCAATCCACAGAAGAGATCAATCTCGGATCTGCGGCTGGTCGACGAAACTGCGACGTGACGGACATGCCCGTTCTGGGGTGACATTGATCGATCTAGTACTGACGATCATCATCATCGGCATTCTATCTGCAGTGGCAATGCCTCGATTTTCGAAGGCGATTGAGGAACAGCGTGTTCGGGCCTCTGCCAGACGAATTAAGGCCGACCTGGAACTGGCGGCTCGCTACTCCCGATCAAACAGTCAGTCGGAAACGATTACTTTCAATACAGACGATCACTCTTATAGCTTTTCCAGCTTTAAAGATATCGACCATTCGTCCCAAGCTTATACCGTCTGGCTGAATACATCTCCTTATCACTCCACGATTCAATCCCTGGACCTGGACGACGGATCGGTCACTTTTAATGCTTATGGCATTCCCAGTACCGATTTGGAAATATCCGTCACCAATGGAGACCTGACCAAAACAATTACGATGGAATCAATCACAGGACAAGTTCAAATCCAGGAATAATGCATAGGAAATGTTCTGATTAATTTTGTCCATTTTTTACGGAAGAACCACTGAGTAAGGCCATGGCTATTCACCCAACCCGTAGCGGATATACACTCATCGAGTTAGTCGTGAGTATCGGTGCCAGTACTGTACTGGTTCTGGGGCTGGGATCTTCCATGTATCTGGCTGGACAGGCGCTGGCTCCGTCGGAATTGCTTACAAATACACTAAACGCTACGGAGGTTCTGCATAACCTGACCGACGATGTACAAAACGCGATTTACCTTTCCGAGCATACTGATAACGTTATTGAGTTCGTTGTTCGGGACATGAATGGAGACAGTGTTCCCGATGTCGTCCGCTATGAATGGAGTGGCACACCAGGGGATCCGTTGATCAAAAAGTTCAATTATGGTTCCCCAGTTCAACTGATCGATGCAGTCCAGAACTTCGAACTGAAATATAATACGCGTTCGACCACTGAAGAATTCCCACCTAGCTTGATCGAAAGTGAAGAACAATTAATCGGTGGTGCGTTAATTTCCTTCTCTGGAACTCAACGAGTCTCCGCCATATATGAGGCTGGTTGGCCAGGTTTTTACTTTGTTCCGGTGATAGCGGATGGAGCCGAATCCTGGAACGTTACCAAAGTCAAACTTGGATTATCCCAATACGACGTAAGCGATAACGGCAGTTTCTATCTTCAACTTCGATCCGCAACGGCAGGCCACATCCCCACGAGTGAAGTGCTGGAGCAGACTCTGGTACTGGAGAGTTCACTCAGTAGTTCATTGACTCTCAAAGAATTCAACTTCTCCGCTGTGAAGGGTTTATTACCAACTGATCGACTCTGCGGTGTACTACAACACCTAGACGGAACATACTCTGGCAAAGTCAAAAGTCACTATCGGAATGGTGAACCTTATGCTCATGCAGTTAGATCAAATAATCAGGGGTCGAGCTGGTTCTCTGAGGAAGACGAGATAGTCTATCACGAGGTCTGGGGAACCTATTATTACGGATCAGATAATGGAATGACGGTTGATCGGAACTATTTCACCGGTTTGAACGTGACATTGCAGTTGGGAAACACAACGGAGTCACAAGTTCGCACCGGGATTCCGCTCTTGAATTCCCCCGAATTACTGGTGGGTCTCTGGGAACTCGATTTTGACAATGACCCTTTAACGGCCGACACCAACTTCGACAATCTCAACGACTGGAGCTTGAAAGAAGGGGGCACCTTCGACACGGAAACACTTGCTCAAGGTGTTTGGGAATCCGACGAAAGCATACTACGCACCGCACCCGATCACGACTTTCTGGAACCGACGACGGTGGTGGTTCGCCTGCGAGCAACAACCACAGGAGGGGAGGGGGCCGTCTTCGAAATGTATTCCGACTGGGATAATTCAAATGCCTTCGCTCTCCGAGGTCGCGTCACCCGCGAAACGAATAACACTCAAACTTATACCGCCGAGTCTCAATCATCTCCGGGCGTCTGGAACCAAGTCGTTCGCGTAGAGAATTTACCTCTCGATTTCATCGAAGTCCGAGTCGTCATCAGCCCCGATGATATGAATCATGCCCAATTTCTACAGGGCAATCTGCTTGACAATTACACTTACTCGCGAGTATCGACAGACAATACGAAGAAATATGTATCGCTTTACGAATCAGGCTGTGATGCAGAGTTTGATTACATTTCCATACGCGTATCCGAACAACCGGAATAGCGTTTTCGCAAAACCACGCCAACTTTCTTACCTCACCGACAATCAGTAACGACGACTAAACATGAACAAGCGTCATCAAACAACCAGAAACTTCTCGTCTCGCAAAGCCGGTTTGAGCCTGCTTGAAGTGGTGATGAGTACGTTATTGATTTCTATCCTGATGTTGACAGCCTTGCGAACAGTCGGCGCATCGTTTCGAGCCGAGTTTTTTACTGCTCAGCAGACTCAGGCAATGCTGTTTGCAGAAGATTTATTGTCTGAGATCATTCAGATGGAATACGAAGAACCCGTCGACCCAGTTTCCTTCGGTAGAGAAACGGGCGAAGTGGGCACCAACAGAACAACATGGGATGACGTCGACGACTACAACGGCTGGACTTCCTCACCACTGCAATATCAGGACGGAACAGAAATCCCTGACACAAGCTCCTGGACCCGTGCAGTTTCTGTCCAGTTCGTATTGGCTGACTCTCCAGACACGACCACCAACGACGATGAAGGCTTGAAGAAGATTACCGTCACTATCTCGAAAAACAATGTCGTTCTGGGTTCCTTGTCTGTTCTCCAGTCGAAGGCTTGGATTAACACGATTCCGGATCCGAACAATAATCTCAGTACGGGTAGCAAACCCTCTGTAAACCAGTCACCCATCGCTGTTGCGTCGGCCAGCCCGACTTCTGGTACAAGTTCCGTGAACGTCCAGTTCGATGCGACAAACTCGTCCGACTCGGATGGTGACTCAATCACTTTTTCCTGGGATTATGGCGACGGAAGTTCAGGCACTGGCTCTAAACCTTCCCATACTTTTACGAATGGAACTGGATCCACTCTCGTTCGGATTGTCACCCTGACGGCCAGCGACAGTTCGGGGGCTCAGGCAACTAAGACCTTAACGATCACCATCAATCCCTGATTTGCTGTCATTGACTTCCATTCCACTCATTCTGTCCTCTTTTCGATCAATCATTCATGTTCACGAAATCCCCAACTTCACCAGCTAAATCAAAAAGGCGGGGCAGTATGTACCTTTCGGTACTGATGGTCTCGGTGCTGGTCTCGTTGTTGGGTATGTCCGCATTAGTGGTGAAACGTGTCCAACGGCGGAACCATCAATCATCAATGGACGCCAGTCAGGCACGATTCATAGCGCAATCCGCCTTGCGGATCGGCATGCTCGATATCGAAAATGATCCCAACTGGCGATATAACTTTCCCAACGGAACATGGAAGGATGACGTTGCGCTGCTGGGAGGAAAGTACACACTGGAAGCTTACGACCCATCCGATGGAGACCTTGCCAACAACCCTGAAGAACCTGTTGTGCTGGTGGCGACCGGCGTCGTTGGTTCCGCTCGTCAGAAGACACAACTTACATTAACGCCCGTGAACCGAGGTTACTCATTTTTAGAGAAAGCCCTTGTCAGCCAGCACGACATCAAGGTTGAAGAGAACACTTACCTCTACTGTAATCAAATCCTGGCATCGAATCACGATTTCGATGCAC is part of the Polystyrenella longa genome and harbors:
- a CDS encoding type II secretion system F family protein; the encoded protein is MPYAYKAKSKSGEISTGVLDGHTEQEARESLRRQQLFPLSVTETKSNQTSSKKSKKSGRLTLNKRSKPSRRRKIPRTEILFFTTQLAIMCRSGIDLAASIHNIAQQTTHEAFRETLLEIHSEVSDGKSVSAALENQPHAFDATYIASVAAGEAAGRVPHVLNRMAELIRNEVRLISTLKQVMAYPLVLVGVCGLVLLALIFFVLPQFAQVFQDLGTVAPPFTQLLLDISSLIRENLLILSLGTIACSASLFCWSRTESAHRRRDSFLLYFPLIRAASQAVMIGRVFQLLGTLLQSGIPLLESLQLCQRSLKNMHYQSLFQRLEDEVISGRSIGSIFMKADFIPRGAAQMVLTAEQTGNLGTVLTEVGSFFEDEGERQVKGLTKVLEPAIIVVTGAVVAGIVLAIMLPLLDVSTQSH
- a CDS encoding GspE/PulE family protein; protein product: MSIATPASKIKTHDPLWDVPEASLPLGARLVRAGLLSQDDLERALERQEKDNTRLGEILTRMGLVEEEEILPFLNQQLGVPSVRLREGIVDPKVVQMIPRSHAETLKAVALFKVRKEIFVAMAEPQNLRQVDEVERLTGLTVRPVIALKSSIERLIPRCYEKDFQVDHVTADIDESAIELQADTMLLDLQSSEAMADGSPIINLVNYFIVNSIRQGASDIHIEPGQKHTTIRFRVDGMLREVLRPRRDFHAALVSRVKVMARMDIAEHRQAQDGRMHVVVDNREVDIRVSTLPTVKGEKVVMRVLDRKNLTFNLNELGIPSEQLNPIKKMLQKPHGLLLVTGPTGSGKTTTLYSALELIKSVHTNIVTVEDPVEYQLDMINQVHANPSANLSFSDALRSILRQDPDVIMVGEIRDAETAEMAIQASLTGHLVLSTLHTNSTIGAITRLMDMGIMPYKISAALVGVVAQRLIRTVCPRCRTKYYPNEEMLQMIEYSGDTRRSFSKGEGCAQCYDTGFAGRTGIYEVLPIDREFRQAITHSDDMSAVRDLFDKKGINSLLDEGIKLAESGSTSLDEVVRLAFAD
- a CDS encoding STAS domain-containing protein, yielding MYSRKKQGAISIIEGTDALTSDYLEEIDELLKECKQAGQPKVVFSFKNTPLLDSSGLEWLLDSLESCLSSGGNLKLAAPNPVCEDILRITGFLSKFEVYPDTLSAVGSYTH
- a CDS encoding sensor histidine kinase yields the protein MSAILHNLTTKQRLILCYVLSCALIWGILQWGSSFSEVLPVYLALCFVGPLVIVVVGSYLLTRDIRVLGYLESRLLGVIGDQTGRFSLDPIMNSSQPLVLAWNKLAEKMAHQESLQVLEERVCGEINSSHDQLSTQALENLSEGIVVTNDEGMIQYANLSFGAILNVELPEEVKTKTLAEILPDELYERIPELEQMIKANRPMNFEIALGDQTSDGVVSIKTRPIVNRDRMLLWHFSDVTQNKLADEMRDQFLSSATHELRTPLANIKAYAETLQTADDMDVEDHKNFCNIINSEATRLARLVDSLLDIKQIEAGSLSITRNETDLLRLIEEVCENVKPQMEQKQIAFELNVPPKLSKISVDKDKIVASLVNLLGNAAKYTMEGGKVLFRVEQVGSSMHFHIEDSGIGIRDEEISRIFEQFFRSSDPRVRDIPGNGIGLAYTSEVIELHGGQILIQSEIDKGTQFTVQLPMQ
- a CDS encoding response regulator; the protein is MSSVPQRILVVEDNKAMSSVLRFNIQRAGYEVFVANNGVEGLEIINQHAIEFIISDYQMPQMGGYDFALQMRKTPGYESVPLAMCSAKGFELNPDELSEKLQVIKLFYKPFSPREIVNFINETLSETVNKS
- a CDS encoding prepilin-type N-terminal cleavage/methylation domain-containing protein, whose amino-acid sequence is MINTLPKSKKRNAFTLVELVVVVLILGIIAAIATPKMFDTASDARDNASKQSLTVLREAIELYRAKNGSFPAAATISTQLADYLKGPFPAPHVGSKTATVGASTADPLAVKTGGDGWVYNETSGDIAINHADYISW
- a CDS encoding pilus assembly FimT family protein, which encodes MTLIDLVLTIIIIGILSAVAMPRFSKAIEEQRVRASARRIKADLELAARYSRSNSQSETITFNTDDHSYSFSSFKDIDHSSQAYTVWLNTSPYHSTIQSLDLDDGSVTFNAYGIPSTDLEISVTNGDLTKTITMESITGQVQIQE
- a CDS encoding PulJ/GspJ family protein; translation: MAIHPTRSGYTLIELVVSIGASTVLVLGLGSSMYLAGQALAPSELLTNTLNATEVLHNLTDDVQNAIYLSEHTDNVIEFVVRDMNGDSVPDVVRYEWSGTPGDPLIKKFNYGSPVQLIDAVQNFELKYNTRSTTEEFPPSLIESEEQLIGGALISFSGTQRVSAIYEAGWPGFYFVPVIADGAESWNVTKVKLGLSQYDVSDNGSFYLQLRSATAGHIPTSEVLEQTLVLESSLSSSLTLKEFNFSAVKGLLPTDRLCGVLQHLDGTYSGKVKSHYRNGEPYAHAVRSNNQGSSWFSEEDEIVYHEVWGTYYYGSDNGMTVDRNYFTGLNVTLQLGNTTESQVRTGIPLLNSPELLVGLWELDFDNDPLTADTNFDNLNDWSLKEGGTFDTETLAQGVWESDESILRTAPDHDFLEPTTVVVRLRATTTGGEGAVFEMYSDWDNSNAFALRGRVTRETNNTQTYTAESQSSPGVWNQVVRVENLPLDFIEVRVVISPDDMNHAQFLQGNLLDNYTYSRVSTDNTKKYVSLYESGCDAEFDYISIRVSEQPE
- a CDS encoding PKD domain-containing protein, with amino-acid sequence MNKRHQTTRNFSSRKAGLSLLEVVMSTLLISILMLTALRTVGASFRAEFFTAQQTQAMLFAEDLLSEIIQMEYEEPVDPVSFGRETGEVGTNRTTWDDVDDYNGWTSSPLQYQDGTEIPDTSSWTRAVSVQFVLADSPDTTTNDDEGLKKITVTISKNNVVLGSLSVLQSKAWINTIPDPNNNLSTGSKPSVNQSPIAVASASPTSGTSSVNVQFDATNSSDSDGDSITFSWDYGDGSSGTGSKPSHTFTNGTGSTLVRIVTLTASDSSGAQATKTLTITINP